The Pyrococcus kukulkanii genome contains a region encoding:
- a CDS encoding rubrerythrin family protein, translating to MTLVETIRMIKEAEEKALKDYKELLKELKRPEDAELRRVILRLAVDKIFHKELMEAIERAYREASVLLKEHIEPFYPELEPIRESVMELDQGLALLPGVPSLLLPLDFGKVGYRIPPEEVLEELIKSFPEISIIPQDKLDRIIEKLNDVVEMEKEMQNGYKKLENRAKHPVIRELSKAVLHNEEQHNAILSKIIDKFKK from the coding sequence ATGACACTAGTGGAAACAATTAGAATGATAAAAGAGGCAGAGGAAAAGGCATTGAAGGATTACAAAGAGCTCCTAAAAGAACTTAAAAGGCCAGAAGATGCCGAGCTTAGGAGAGTTATACTTAGACTTGCTGTTGATAAGATATTTCACAAGGAATTAATGGAAGCAATTGAGAGGGCTTACAGAGAGGCCTCAGTGCTCTTGAAGGAGCATATAGAACCCTTCTACCCAGAGCTTGAGCCAATAAGAGAGTCCGTGATGGAGTTAGATCAAGGATTAGCTCTGCTCCCAGGAGTGCCTTCCCTGCTACTACCGTTAGACTTCGGAAAAGTTGGTTACAGAATACCGCCTGAAGAAGTCCTTGAAGAGTTGATAAAATCTTTTCCAGAAATCTCGATAATACCTCAAGACAAATTAGATAGAATAATAGAAAAATTAAATGACGTCGTTGAAATGGAAAAGGAAATGCAAAACGGGTACAAGAAGTTAGAAAACAGAGCAAAGCATCCCGTAATTAGGGAGCTGTCAAAAGCAGTACTCCATAATGAAGAGCAACATAATGCGATCTTAAGCAAAATCATTGATAAGTTCAAAAAATAG
- a CDS encoding V4R domain-containing protein gives MKVSSGLETLDQILGGGFEKTHNIAIVGSIDNDHVLLLHQLVMSFLSQGYKVLLIEFRQEVNSLVKWLESYGINYNKSIKEGKLKILDGFSNLYSPTHIAGTNILPNPMDLSITTAIIRDSVVKDAYDFVVIDDLTSLYTLQTDQKAYIRVVVRLVNSIKRFGASTLASLNSDVLSTQDLSMLLIPFEYVLETKNETITIRRSFLPLKINQTSIPYIRSNIGIIPAQDAFKSVDRVKEALILDNTGALIMGGVRVQIVEEYSEAALIEFIYQFLGPEHGREFLYRWGKYEMMNFPINQDVIKNLPKIEAIKRILEDSFEFTKATGGGILRILDISEDRIVIEGKNLFPGLRNFPYPAHLNYVGVLTRLVEKLTGEIWEGEEVECESQGHKRCLFVIKRLSKGDIKGNLKGSKK, from the coding sequence ATGAAAGTAAGTAGTGGTCTTGAAACACTTGATCAAATATTGGGGGGCGGATTTGAAAAAACGCACAACATTGCAATAGTTGGGAGTATTGATAATGACCATGTGTTACTTCTTCATCAATTGGTTATGTCATTTTTATCACAGGGATATAAGGTGCTCCTCATAGAGTTTAGGCAGGAGGTTAATTCACTTGTTAAATGGTTAGAGTCGTACGGGATAAATTACAACAAGTCCATTAAAGAAGGAAAGTTGAAGATATTAGATGGGTTTTCAAACTTGTACTCACCAACTCACATAGCTGGAACTAATATCCTACCAAACCCTATGGATCTTAGTATAACAACAGCAATAATCCGGGATAGCGTTGTTAAGGATGCATATGATTTTGTTGTAATAGATGACCTAACTTCCTTATACACCCTTCAAACTGATCAGAAGGCATATATAAGGGTTGTAGTAAGGCTTGTTAATTCAATAAAAAGATTCGGAGCTTCGACGTTGGCTTCGTTGAACTCCGACGTTTTATCTACTCAAGATCTCTCCATGTTGCTAATACCCTTTGAGTACGTCTTAGAAACAAAAAACGAAACGATTACGATAAGAAGATCCTTCTTACCCCTAAAAATAAATCAGACATCAATTCCATATATCAGGAGCAATATTGGCATAATACCTGCCCAAGATGCATTTAAGAGTGTGGATAGGGTTAAAGAAGCTCTAATATTAGACAATACGGGAGCGTTGATAATGGGCGGTGTTAGGGTTCAGATAGTAGAAGAATACTCAGAAGCGGCCCTAATAGAGTTTATATACCAATTCTTAGGCCCTGAACATGGAAGAGAGTTTTTATATAGGTGGGGAAAGTATGAAATGATGAATTTTCCTATTAATCAGGATGTTATCAAGAACCTTCCTAAGATAGAAGCAATAAAGAGAATTCTTGAGGACAGTTTTGAATTTACAAAGGCCACTGGTGGGGGAATATTAAGGATTCTTGATATATCAGAGGATAGGATAGTGATAGAAGGAAAGAACTTGTTCCCTGGCTTAAGAAACTTTCCGTATCCAGCTCATTTAAACTATGTGGGGGTCCTTACTAGGCTCGTAGAAAAACTTACAGGGGAAATTTGGGAAGGTGAAGAAGTAGAATGTGAAAGTCAAGGACATAAAAGGTGCCTCTTTGTAATTAAAAGGCTATCCAAGGGTGACATTAAAGGGAACCTCAAGGGTTCCAAAAAGTGA
- a CDS encoding LEA type 2 family protein, with product MRRSVTILILLLISVPLVNFGYFIFRYIALGPVNDCEVGLVDVYVSHVDTDSAKIVAIVEVLNPTNKRVSIDGIKIELYAEDIYIGEYTINRTITLTPGDKVTIPINFTIYYSNVPTEFVRALLENRTGDVIWWATGGLYANSLFGTLEVPFNVTLG from the coding sequence ATGAGACGTAGTGTTACAATTTTAATCCTCTTGCTGATCTCTGTCCCACTAGTTAACTTTGGCTACTTTATATTTAGGTACATAGCCTTAGGCCCTGTTAATGACTGCGAAGTTGGCTTAGTTGATGTGTACGTGTCTCACGTTGACACGGATAGTGCAAAAATCGTTGCAATCGTTGAAGTTCTTAATCCCACGAATAAGAGGGTCTCCATAGATGGCATTAAGATTGAACTTTACGCTGAGGACATATACATAGGAGAGTATACCATTAACAGAACAATAACGTTAACCCCAGGAGACAAGGTAACAATTCCAATTAACTTCACAATATATTACTCGAATGTCCCAACGGAATTTGTTAGAGCATTGCTTGAGAATAGAACAGGAGATGTAATCTGGTGGGCAACAGGAGGGCTGTATGCCAACTCACTTTTTGGAACCCTTGAGGTTCCCTTTAATGTCACCCTTGGATAG
- a CDS encoding single- stranded DNA-binding family protein: protein MPKLLTGFVRASGYANKVRKVLFAATRGKVSPEEVVRASAEINKYIFEKLQEMNVKKEDVIRVSLDFDIEDEKIKWYPETLHIEVYRKEEEEKLALAMEEVEQMEKTFEEVVKELEDLANKLKEVTDSILNIVERIKQEHTGLRLKVEEHET, encoded by the coding sequence ATGCCCAAGCTATTAACGGGATTCGTGAGAGCGAGTGGTTATGCTAATAAAGTTAGGAAAGTCCTTTTTGCAGCAACCCGGGGAAAAGTGTCTCCTGAAGAAGTCGTAAGGGCTAGTGCAGAAATTAACAAGTACATCTTCGAAAAACTTCAAGAAATGAACGTCAAGAAAGAGGACGTAATAAGGGTGTCCCTTGACTTTGACATTGAAGATGAAAAAATAAAGTGGTATCCCGAAACTCTCCACATAGAAGTTTACAGAAAGGAGGAAGAGGAGAAGTTAGCGTTAGCAATGGAAGAAGTGGAGCAAATGGAGAAAACATTTGAAGAAGTTGTAAAAGAGTTGGAAGATCTTGCAAACAAGTTAAAAGAAGTTACAGACTCCATACTAAACATCGTTGAAAGGATAAAGCAGGAACACACGGGACTTAGATTGAAGGTGGAGGAACATGAGACGTAG
- a CDS encoding adenylate kinase, whose translation MNILIFGPPGSGKSTQARKITERYGLTYIASGDIIRAEIEAGTPLGKEMEMYLSRGDLIPDTIVNTLIISKLRRVRENFIMDGYPRTPEQVIALENYLYDHGIKVDVAIDIYITKEESIRRISGRRICKNCGAVYHVEFNPPKIPGKCDICGGELIQRKDDRPEIIGKRYDIYSRNMKPIIKFYQKQGIYVKIDGHGSINEVWERIRPLLDYIYNQERRR comes from the coding sequence ATGAACATCCTTATCTTTGGCCCTCCTGGAAGTGGTAAGTCTACACAAGCCAGAAAAATAACCGAAAGGTACGGCTTAACTTATATTGCCTCAGGCGACATAATAAGGGCAGAAATTGAGGCAGGAACGCCACTTGGAAAGGAAATGGAGATGTATCTTTCTAGAGGCGATCTTATCCCAGACACGATAGTAAATACGTTAATAATATCCAAGCTAAGGAGGGTGAGAGAGAACTTCATAATGGATGGTTATCCCAGGACGCCAGAGCAGGTAATAGCCCTTGAAAACTACCTCTATGATCATGGGATAAAGGTAGATGTGGCAATAGACATCTACATTACGAAAGAGGAAAGCATTAGGAGGATTTCGGGAAGGAGGATCTGTAAGAACTGTGGGGCAGTCTATCACGTAGAGTTTAACCCCCCAAAGATCCCTGGGAAGTGCGACATCTGTGGAGGGGAGCTAATTCAGAGGAAAGATGACCGCCCAGAAATCATCGGCAAAAGGTACGATATATATTCAAGGAACATGAAGCCAATTATAAAGTTCTATCAAAAGCAGGGTATCTACGTAAAAATTGATGGGCACGGAAGCATAAATGAAGTTTGGGAGAGGATAAGACCCCTCCTCGATTATATTTATAACCAAGAGAGACGGCGATGA
- the tgtA gene encoding tRNA guanosine(15) transglycosylase TgtA — translation MSRGDRMFRFEIKARDAAGRIGKLEVNGKKIETPAIMPVVNPKQIIVEPKELERMGFKIIITNSYIIYKDPKLREKALEKGIHKLLNYDGIVEVDSGSFQLMRYGKVEVTNREIIEFQHKIGVDIGTFLDIPTPPDAPRKQAEEDLKLTLERAKEAEEIKEIPMNATIQGSTYTDLRRYAARVLSGMNFEIHPIGAVVPLLESYRFRELVDVVVSSKIGLRPDRPVHLFGAGHPIIFALAVAMGIDLFDSASYALYAKDDRYLTPQGTKRLDELEYFPCSCPVCSRYTPQELREMPKEERTRLLAIHNLWVIREEIERVKQAIKEGELWRLVDERARAHPKLYAAYKRLLEHYSYLEEFEPITKKSAFFKISQESLNWPVVRRARERAEGVKKKFRETMKHPIFGEIPKYLSLTYPFAQSEAEEDFEIVKPTKENVLDYIKAIAEYQFGENASKAFEGAQVELARTGMPRQVKLNGKRLATVRADDGLLTLGIEGAKRLHSVLPYPRMRVVVNEEAEPFARKGKDVFAKFVVFADPGIRPYDEVLVVNEKDELLATGQALLSGREMIVFQTGRAVRVRKGVEG, via the coding sequence ATGAGCCGAGGTGATAGAATGTTCAGATTTGAAATAAAAGCTAGGGACGCCGCTGGAAGGATAGGGAAGCTTGAAGTTAATGGAAAAAAGATAGAGACTCCAGCAATAATGCCCGTGGTGAACCCAAAGCAGATAATCGTTGAGCCCAAAGAACTCGAAAGAATGGGTTTCAAGATAATAATCACGAACTCCTATATTATATACAAGGATCCAAAGTTAAGGGAGAAAGCCCTAGAAAAAGGAATACATAAGTTACTAAACTACGACGGCATCGTTGAGGTTGACTCAGGATCATTCCAGCTCATGAGATATGGAAAAGTCGAGGTAACGAACAGGGAGATCATAGAGTTTCAGCACAAGATAGGGGTCGATATAGGAACTTTTCTTGATATCCCAACACCTCCAGACGCGCCCAGGAAGCAGGCTGAGGAGGATCTAAAATTAACATTAGAGAGGGCGAAGGAGGCTGAGGAAATAAAGGAAATACCAATGAACGCTACTATTCAAGGTTCAACTTACACCGACTTAAGGAGGTACGCTGCGAGAGTGTTAAGTGGGATGAATTTTGAGATACACCCCATAGGAGCCGTTGTGCCCCTTCTCGAATCTTACAGGTTTAGAGAGCTCGTTGATGTTGTAGTATCATCAAAGATAGGCCTCAGGCCTGATAGGCCAGTGCACCTGTTTGGAGCTGGACATCCTATAATCTTTGCCCTCGCAGTAGCTATGGGCATTGACCTTTTTGATTCGGCAAGCTATGCCCTCTACGCAAAGGACGACAGATACCTAACTCCCCAAGGGACGAAGAGGCTTGATGAGCTAGAATACTTCCCATGCTCCTGCCCAGTCTGCTCTAGGTACACTCCCCAGGAACTGAGAGAGATGCCAAAGGAGGAAAGAACAAGACTACTTGCGATACATAACCTATGGGTCATAAGAGAGGAGATCGAAAGAGTGAAGCAGGCAATAAAAGAGGGAGAACTATGGAGGCTTGTTGATGAGAGGGCTAGAGCCCATCCAAAGCTGTACGCCGCGTACAAGAGACTACTCGAGCACTATTCGTACCTTGAAGAGTTCGAACCTATAACGAAGAAATCGGCGTTCTTCAAGATTAGTCAGGAGAGCCTAAACTGGCCGGTAGTTAGGAGAGCAAGGGAGAGAGCAGAGGGAGTAAAGAAGAAATTTAGAGAAACGATGAAGCATCCAATATTTGGTGAAATCCCGAAGTATCTTAGCCTCACATATCCCTTCGCTCAAAGTGAGGCTGAAGAAGATTTTGAAATCGTAAAGCCGACAAAGGAGAATGTGCTAGACTACATAAAGGCGATAGCCGAGTATCAGTTCGGAGAGAACGCCTCTAAGGCGTTTGAAGGGGCACAAGTTGAGCTGGCAAGGACAGGAATGCCGAGGCAGGTAAAGCTAAACGGGAAGAGATTAGCAACGGTTAGGGCGGATGATGGACTACTAACGTTGGGAATAGAGGGGGCAAAGAGATTGCACTCAGTACTTCCATACCCTAGGATGAGGGTAGTCGTTAACGAGGAGGCCGAGCCATTTGCAAGAAAAGGTAAGGATGTCTTTGCGAAGTTTGTTGTCTTTGCTGATCCTGGGATAAGGCCCTACGACGAAGTGCTGGTCGTGAATGAGAAGGACGAATTATTAGCAACAGGCCAGGCCCTCCTTTCCGGGAGAGAGATGATAGTTTTCCAGACAGGAAGGGCCGTTAGGGTTAGGAAGGGAGTAGAGGGATAA
- a CDS encoding FUN14 domain-containing protein: MDLNLMGITGDVGVGAVVGFIIGYALKKFMKIVMALIGAYVLSLFWLQQKGVITINTDALFNLTKQAAQTTLSLADKAIGILPGSTAFIAGFYLGFKKG, from the coding sequence ATGGATCTGAACTTAATGGGTATAACTGGTGACGTTGGAGTTGGAGCTGTTGTTGGGTTTATAATAGGGTACGCGCTCAAAAAGTTCATGAAGATCGTCATGGCCCTAATTGGAGCATACGTCTTAAGCCTTTTCTGGCTACAGCAGAAGGGAGTTATAACGATAAATACCGACGCATTGTTCAACTTAACAAAGCAGGCCGCTCAAACGACTTTAAGCCTCGCAGATAAGGCAATAGGCATACTCCCAGGGAGTACTGCTTTTATTGCGGGGTTCTACCTCGGGTTTAAGAAGGGTTAA
- a CDS encoding alkaline phosphatase family protein, giving the protein MKLALISLDGNGVYNLKYMPFLSELAEEGHFFEVESIFPTLTDLVHTTVMTGVEPRIHWVVENGYYDRLSGVRVKFYDYEVAFNPHKVIKAPLIQDLLRQKGVRVASVSGYTMPPFSNVDVRIFPPFFAGDELYRRHGRDWKKDVWVLNSALYLYEECKPELLLVHFASIDGMQHDYGPESKGALKAVEIVDSAVRTLWERLKDEYAFIIFADHGQEEVHTWVNLKEYLRNNGIDVLRVSSGGGVHVYLKNPEEREEAYQLLRRAPGVKAVFFREDLPYLDVPVSGDLIVSAKEGYWFCHHRECRGIKGTSYWVRGMHGSLNERVKKVPLIVWGLDVKREEASLYDIAPTILKFFGVQKRGDMKGEPLI; this is encoded by the coding sequence ATGAAGCTTGCTCTGATAAGTCTTGACGGAAACGGAGTGTACAACCTCAAGTACATGCCGTTCTTGAGTGAGCTCGCCGAGGAAGGCCACTTTTTTGAAGTTGAATCTATATTCCCTACCCTTACTGATTTAGTTCACACCACCGTAATGACAGGGGTTGAGCCCAGGATTCATTGGGTAGTTGAGAACGGCTATTACGACAGGCTGAGCGGTGTTAGGGTTAAGTTTTATGATTATGAAGTCGCCTTTAACCCTCATAAGGTCATAAAGGCTCCCCTAATTCAAGACCTGCTAAGGCAGAAGGGGGTAAGAGTGGCGAGCGTTTCCGGCTATACAATGCCTCCCTTCAGCAACGTTGACGTCAGAATTTTCCCGCCTTTCTTTGCCGGGGACGAGCTCTACAGGAGGCATGGGAGGGACTGGAAGAAGGATGTGTGGGTTCTGAACTCTGCCCTCTACCTGTATGAAGAGTGCAAGCCGGAGTTACTGTTGGTTCACTTTGCCTCAATAGATGGGATGCAACATGATTACGGGCCTGAAAGCAAGGGAGCTCTCAAAGCCGTTGAGATCGTCGATTCAGCCGTTAGAACCCTCTGGGAGAGGCTTAAGGATGAGTATGCTTTCATAATATTTGCGGATCATGGGCAGGAGGAAGTTCATACCTGGGTTAACCTAAAGGAGTACTTGAGGAATAATGGAATTGACGTTCTTAGGGTTTCCTCGGGTGGAGGAGTTCACGTTTACCTAAAGAACCCGGAGGAGAGGGAGGAAGCCTATCAGCTTTTAAGGAGGGCCCCAGGAGTTAAGGCGGTTTTCTTTAGGGAGGATCTCCCCTACCTTGATGTGCCCGTTAGCGGGGACTTAATAGTTTCTGCCAAGGAAGGTTACTGGTTCTGTCACCACAGGGAGTGCAGGGGAATTAAGGGAACAAGCTACTGGGTTAGAGGGATGCACGGCTCGCTAAACGAGAGGGTAAAGAAAGTCCCACTTATAGTCTGGGGTTTGGATGTAAAGAGAGAGGAAGCAAGCCTCTACGATATAGCCCCCACGATCTTGAAGTTCTTTGGAGTTCAAAAGAGGGGAGATATGAAGGGGGAACCCTTAATTTAA
- a CDS encoding radical SAM protein: MGAREALPKYFAILEGEDIPNFLLTRKVEVSFDDNTNLQELWEVHDEGMDRLKENDLSENPRKNLLDLKAKIADRILESCHLCEIRCGINRKESIGYCRVKESLVASDFLHYGEEPELVPSYTVFFSGCNFRCIFCQNWDISQFRVGIEIIPEYMALKIERAYRFGAKNVNFVGGEPTPNLPFILETLRHVRVPIPVIWNSNMYMSVEAMKLLDGVVDVYLGDFKYGNDECARKYSKVPRYWEVVTRNFLLAKNHFRAEFLIRHLVMPNHLECCTRPILKWIAENLGRDVRVNVMFQYRPEYRAQEYKEIARMLTLEEMEEAEKIVREIGLKNALVG; the protein is encoded by the coding sequence ATGGGAGCAAGGGAGGCACTGCCAAAGTACTTCGCTATCCTTGAAGGTGAAGATATTCCGAACTTCCTCTTGACGAGAAAAGTTGAGGTCAGCTTTGATGACAACACTAATCTCCAAGAGCTTTGGGAAGTTCATGATGAGGGCATGGACAGGCTGAAGGAGAATGATTTAAGCGAGAACCCCAGGAAAAATTTACTCGATTTAAAGGCTAAAATAGCCGATAGGATACTTGAGAGCTGTCACCTCTGTGAGATAAGGTGTGGGATAAATAGGAAGGAGAGCATTGGCTACTGCAGGGTTAAGGAAAGCTTAGTTGCGAGCGACTTCCTGCATTATGGAGAGGAACCCGAGCTAGTTCCCTCATACACTGTTTTCTTCTCAGGATGTAACTTCCGTTGCATTTTCTGCCAGAACTGGGATATAAGCCAGTTCAGGGTTGGCATCGAGATAATCCCAGAGTACATGGCCTTAAAGATCGAAAGGGCCTATAGATTCGGAGCAAAGAACGTGAACTTCGTTGGCGGGGAGCCCACCCCTAACCTCCCCTTCATTCTAGAGACGTTAAGGCACGTTAGGGTTCCAATCCCGGTTATTTGGAACTCAAACATGTACATGAGCGTTGAGGCGATGAAGCTCCTTGACGGCGTTGTTGATGTATATCTGGGAGACTTTAAGTACGGGAACGATGAATGCGCAAGAAAGTACTCAAAGGTTCCAAGGTACTGGGAGGTAGTTACGAGGAACTTCCTCCTCGCGAAGAATCATTTTAGGGCAGAGTTCCTGATAAGGCATCTCGTGATGCCAAATCATTTAGAGTGTTGCACCAGGCCTATACTAAAGTGGATAGCGGAGAACCTTGGTAGGGATGTTAGGGTGAACGTCATGTTCCAGTATAGGCCAGAGTATAGGGCTCAAGAATATAAGGAGATTGCAAGGATGCTGACGCTTGAAGAGATGGAAGAAGCTGAGAAGATAGTGAGAGAAATAGGACTGAAAAATGCACTTGTTGGATAG
- a CDS encoding DUF192 domain-containing protein, whose protein sequence is MLVNETKGLMWEGEVRFADNFIKRFLGLMFQKPKYALIFVLPMETRINASIHGFFMREAIDVIFLDSKRKIVDLAVLRPWHLYTPKRPAKYIIEGPKGMIQTLKAEVDDVIKW, encoded by the coding sequence ATGTTAGTCAATGAAACCAAGGGGCTCATGTGGGAAGGGGAGGTTAGGTTTGCGGACAACTTCATTAAAAGGTTCCTGGGACTAATGTTTCAAAAGCCAAAGTACGCCCTCATATTCGTACTGCCCATGGAAACCAGAATTAACGCCTCAATACACGGCTTCTTCATGAGGGAAGCTATAGACGTTATATTCTTAGATTCAAAGAGGAAAATAGTTGATCTTGCCGTATTAAGACCCTGGCATTTGTACACTCCTAAAAGACCTGCGAAATATATCATTGAAGGACCAAAAGGCATGATCCAAACCCTTAAAGCTGAAGTTGACGATGTAATTAAATGGTAG